From the genome of Acidobacteriota bacterium:
CTTCGATTCTCACCGGATTTGGAGCGCAACATCTTTCGCTGCTCTCACTTACATCGGCTTCGACGGCGTAACCACTTTGGCTGAAGATGTAGAGAATCCCAAGCGCAACGTGCTGTTGGCAACTGTTCTGGTTTGCCTCTTTACCGGACTGTTTGGTGGCTTGCTGGTGTATCTCGCACAGCTTGTTTGGCCAGACTGGCATGCATTCCCGAATCTGGAAACGGCATTCATGGACGTGTGCAGGCGGGTCGGAGGAGTCTATCTTTTCAATGGGATGGGGCTAATTCTGATTCTTGCTGCCTTTGGTAGTGCGCTGACTGGTGGTCTTGGGGCGGCGCGTCTGCTCTTCGGCATGGGACGCGATAACGTGCTTCCGCGTCGCGTCTTCGCTTATTTGAGTCCCGGGAGCAGCACTCCGACATACAACATCCTTATCATTGGCGCTTTGAGCTTTCTCGGCGCAGTCGTGCTCAATTACATCGGCAATGCTTACGAGCATGCTGGAGAACTCCTCAATTTTGGAGCTTTTCTTGCGTTTATGGGCGTGAATTTGGCTACCTTTTGGCAGTTTGCGGTGACTCCTCGAGAGGGATATCGCAGGATGATCCTCGCCGATGTTTTGCTTCCGTTGATAGGTTTCGTCTTCTGCGCGCTGATCTGGTGGAATCTGAATGTGCTTGCAAAAAGCATTGGCGGCATCTGGTTCGCGATTGGATTGGCCTATCTCGCTATTACTACGCAGGGTTTCCGCAAGGTCCCGGTGATGATCGACTTCAGCGAATCGTAAGCCACGATGTCGGACTCGCTCAAGCCCCGAAACTACGTCAGTCGATTCTCCTAACCGATTCATAAATCATCTACTTACACCTGACTTTGCTCCCGTTCCGCCATCCCGAACCGTTGAACAACGGTGTCTTTGTTTTGCCGCCCGATATACTGCTCAGTCCGCTTTTCAAACAAAACGCAGCCGGGCTGCGAGCAGGGGAATCTACAGCTCTTCACGAACCAGAATGACTTCGACCGGATCGCCTCGTTTTTCGCGCAGTCTTACCCAATTCCTGCACTCTTTTCTTCTGGCGCTTCTCGTGGGTGCCCTGCAGATTCCCGCTGGCGCGGAGAAACCCGCTCTCGCACAAGATCAAGGTTACATTGCGTTGCAGCAGGAGCTGCAACGGCTGCGAACAACTGCACGCCTGATGCATACAACCGCGCATCCAGATGACGAAGACGGCGGCATGCTCACGCTGCAGTCACGCGGCAAAGGAACAACCGCGCTGCTGTGCTCCCTCACGCGCGGACAAGGCGGACAAAATAAATCAGGCGACGCCTTCTCTGACGAGCTCGGTGTGCTTCGTACTCTAGAACTCCTCGCGGCGGATGAGTACTACGGCGTTGAGCAGCGTTTCACTCGGGTTGCCGATTTTGGCTTTTCAAAGACTCCTGAAGAGACCTTCGAAAAGTGGGGCGGACACGACGTTGCACTGGGCGATTTAGTGCGCGTGATCCGAACCTTCCGGCCCGATGTTCTGGTTGCGCGTTTTTCGGGAACGTCGCGCGACGGACACGCGCATCATCAGGCTTCCGCCATCGTGACTCGCGAAGCATTTCGCGCAGCGGGGGACCCCAATCGCTTTCCTGAGCAGATTAAGGAAGGCCTGCTGTCCTGGCAGCCTAAGAAGCTCTACGTCGGCAACTTTGGAGACCCTGAAGGCTCAACCTTAGGATTTGACATCGGAACTTACTCTCCCCTTTTGGGAAAGTCGTACACGCAGTTCGCCGTTGAAGGACTCGCGAGGCAGACATCGCAAGGCACAGGTGGCTTCCGTGTCTCTCCCGGACATCGCTTCACATATTACAAGCGAGTGGATTCTGTACTGGCGGGAGGAGAGGAGCACGAAAAGGACTTCTTCGAGGGCATCGATACCACACTTCCCGGATTGGCTTCCCGGCTGGGATCTGACGAGAGCAAGCTGCCGGCTCTGCGGAAAAGTTTGCAATCACTGCAGGATCTCGTGAACGAAGCCGCGGACAAGGCAAAACCTCGCGATCCATCAGATGCCGGCGCACCTCTCATCAAAGGCCTGAAGCTGACCCGCGATTTGATTAAACAAGTAGATCAATCAAGCCTTACACCGGCAGAAAAGCTTGAATTACTGACGAATCTCAAAACCAAAGAAACCCAGTTCGAGCGCGCAGCGAATCTGGCTTTGGGCGTGTTGCTCGATCTCAGTGTCGATCCTCCCGAAGCTTCGCAGGGAGGCTTCATCCGGCTGGAGCAAACATTCCAGACAGCAGTGCCGGCTCAGACGTTCACTCTCACGGCGCGTCTCTATAGCCGTGGAACGGCCGATGTCGAGCCGGAACAGATCATGCTTGACGTCCCCGATGGCTTCACCTCGGAGATCGTAAAGCGCGATCTCAA
Proteins encoded in this window:
- a CDS encoding APC family permease, whose translation is MSDSTAAVPKLRRVLTLWDLVFYGIVLIQPIAPVPLYGVAQKLSNGHFATIILIAMFAMMITAVSYGRMAALYPAAGSAYTYVGRGLNPHLGFLAGWAMFLDYLLQPLINTIWISTALHERYVHAVPFFVWAAMIAGIITLLNLRGIRSSAVANKALLAVMSAVVLLFIALAVRFLLSARGVTGLFSIQPFYDPRTFDSHRIWSATSFAALTYIGFDGVTTLAEDVENPKRNVLLATVLVCLFTGLFGGLLVYLAQLVWPDWHAFPNLETAFMDVCRRVGGVYLFNGMGLILILAAFGSALTGGLGAARLLFGMGRDNVLPRRVFAYLSPGSSTPTYNILIIGALSFLGAVVLNYIGNAYEHAGELLNFGAFLAFMGVNLATFWQFAVTPREGYRRMILADVLLPLIGFVFCALIWWNLNVLAKSIGGIWFAIGLAYLAITTQGFRKVPVMIDFSES